In Geobacter sp., a single window of DNA contains:
- a CDS encoding GAF domain-containing protein, protein MDWTCCWHKDVIAPEECPYIEEGEEYLYAAQRRRILEKCLECPRFTVDVQRMRESGEPLAPLFSILTNEFLDMRIRLQSMDGFLNSKTREIRFLHELNTVLQTSMDLDEILSVAMTAITAGKGFGMNRAFLLMCDKEQQYLRGYLGVGPRTYDEAWHIWEEVSRNDLSLKEMARQFQINKLSSEKVKFHDILERLTIPLSDQDHILNRALREKRPIMVEDAFHNSQVNFQFAQTLGVDSFLVMPLVSSNRRIGVIIADNCITHRPITQQDIQSLETFAFPVGFALVRASLYERLQEEVDKLTVANRKLQEQQELIVKMEKMALVGRITSSIAHSIRNPLMVIGGFARSLLKDVTVDDPKKEYLGSIVQEARQLEDVLEEILNYSESLYPVKDRWDINQVVAGICRELQDRFEVEQCGCQMELANELPMLFIDYKQISYCIRTILSSALDYRVRGGKIIVKTWHEGDAVFICVDDRFSTLTTSAWDSLVTPFAETQELGVGVGLPLCRTILEKSGHRLSLENLPEGGIRYIIQLLQHKEE, encoded by the coding sequence TTGGACTGGACGTGCTGCTGGCACAAGGATGTGATTGCCCCTGAGGAATGCCCCTATATCGAGGAAGGGGAGGAGTACCTTTACGCCGCTCAACGGAGACGGATTCTGGAGAAGTGTCTCGAATGCCCCCGCTTCACCGTTGATGTCCAGCGGATGAGAGAGTCCGGAGAGCCGCTGGCCCCGCTCTTTTCCATCCTGACCAATGAATTTCTCGACATGAGGATCCGCCTCCAGTCCATGGATGGATTCCTCAACAGCAAAACGCGTGAAATCCGTTTCCTCCACGAATTGAACACCGTCCTGCAGACCTCCATGGACCTGGATGAGATCCTCTCCGTGGCCATGACCGCCATTACCGCCGGCAAAGGTTTCGGGATGAACCGTGCCTTTTTGCTGATGTGCGACAAGGAGCAGCAATACCTTCGGGGCTATCTGGGGGTCGGGCCGCGCACCTACGATGAGGCCTGGCACATCTGGGAGGAGGTCAGCCGCAACGACCTTTCGCTCAAGGAGATGGCCCGCCAGTTCCAGATCAACAAGCTCTCTTCCGAGAAGGTCAAGTTCCACGATATTTTGGAACGGCTCACCATTCCTTTAAGCGACCAGGATCACATCCTCAATCGGGCTCTGCGCGAAAAACGACCGATCATGGTGGAAGATGCATTCCACAACTCTCAGGTAAATTTCCAGTTTGCCCAGACCCTCGGCGTCGACAGCTTTCTCGTCATGCCCCTCGTTTCCAGCAACCGGCGGATCGGGGTCATTATTGCGGACAACTGCATCACCCATCGGCCCATCACCCAGCAGGATATTCAGTCGTTGGAAACCTTTGCCTTCCCGGTGGGGTTTGCCCTGGTGCGGGCTTCGCTGTACGAACGATTGCAGGAAGAGGTCGACAAGCTGACAGTGGCGAACCGGAAGCTGCAGGAACAGCAGGAACTCATCGTCAAGATGGAGAAGATGGCCCTGGTGGGGAGGATCACGTCGAGCATCGCCCACTCCATCCGCAACCCGCTGATGGTCATCGGTGGCTTTGCCCGCTCCCTGCTCAAGGATGTTACTGTTGACGACCCGAAGAAGGAGTATCTCGGCTCCATCGTTCAGGAGGCAAGGCAATTGGAGGATGTCCTGGAAGAGATCCTGAACTATTCGGAATCGCTCTACCCGGTCAAGGACCGCTGGGATATCAATCAGGTGGTGGCAGGTATCTGTCGTGAACTGCAGGACCGTTTCGAAGTGGAGCAGTGCGGCTGCCAGATGGAGCTGGCAAATGAGCTCCCCATGCTGTTCATAGACTACAAGCAGATATCCTATTGTATCCGCACCATCCTGAGCAGCGCTCTCGACTATCGTGTGCGAGGGGGGAAGATCATTGTCAAGACCTGGCACGAGGGGGATGCAGTGTTCATCTGTGTGGACGATCGGTTCAGCACACTTACCACCTCAGCTTGGGATTCGCTGGTGACTCCGTTTGCCGAAACACAGGAGCTTGGCGTGGGGGTGGGCCTTCCGCTCTGCCGGACTATCCTGGAAAAATCGGGACACCGGTTGTCGCTCGAAAATCTGCCCGAAGGCGGCATTCGTTACATCATTCAGTTGCTGCAACATAAGGAGGAATGA
- a CDS encoding glycoside hydrolase — MAEPLSIVFIWHMHQPYYKDPLRDEYALPWTYLHAIKDYYDMAAIVAETAGAKAVFNLVPSLIEQLEDYAAGTAVDPVLAIGQKDPADMEEHELLFMLNTFFSANRQRMIEPYPRYLELLRLAGDGDQEQRAGRLHSFRHQEILDLQVWFFLSWTGEAARHRWPEFQELIRKGRNFSRADKELLFARQRELLAAIIPLYRELHDQGKAELSVSPYYHPILPLLCDMKSALGAMPRANLPTARFQHAEDARSQIEEGIACFKRVFGFTPVGMWPSEGSVSDEALALIAASGLTWVATDEGVLANTLAGCHAGGRDWLYHPYAFKTGGRKLNMLFRDHALSDLIGFTYSQWEPERAVADFVDRLRQIRSQFSDSRVVPVILDGENAWEYYPENGYGFLSRLYGTLAASPEFRLCTASEILADTPVRQQITHIHPGSWINANYGIWVGHPEENLAWDYLERAREAAISRNPQVADLLGRAKGVGNGDVEVDVTVRNVCRSLFAAEGSDWFWWYGDDHFSVHSDRFDALFRKHLMNVYRLLDLEVPRELYEPIKKKGVAGFVREPSSFITPQLDGLVSDYFEWLAAGLFDLSRQSSAMHVSESILQSFFYGYDREALYFRIDGAKDLDRILRADEVLNLHLIAGKEYRLAMEVGVTSGLLQVRGKSGFRATRKGFSWKITRICEVRVPLSAVKLVAKDPLSAYLTLVRGREEVGRWPVDAPMELTYQGEELELDNWLI, encoded by the coding sequence ATGGCTGAGCCGCTTTCCATCGTTTTCATCTGGCACATGCACCAGCCATATTACAAGGACCCCCTGCGGGATGAGTACGCCCTCCCCTGGACCTATCTGCATGCAATCAAGGACTATTACGACATGGCGGCCATCGTTGCGGAGACAGCGGGGGCGAAGGCCGTCTTCAACCTTGTCCCATCGCTGATCGAGCAACTGGAAGATTATGCGGCAGGGACCGCTGTCGATCCGGTCCTGGCTATCGGGCAGAAAGACCCCGCGGATATGGAGGAGCACGAACTCCTCTTCATGCTGAATACGTTTTTTTCTGCCAATCGGCAGCGGATGATCGAGCCGTATCCCCGTTACCTGGAACTGCTCAGGCTTGCCGGCGACGGTGACCAGGAACAGCGGGCAGGGCGCCTGCACAGCTTCCGCCACCAGGAGATCCTCGACCTGCAGGTCTGGTTTTTCCTCTCCTGGACCGGTGAGGCCGCACGTCACCGCTGGCCCGAATTCCAGGAACTCATCCGCAAGGGGCGAAACTTCAGTCGTGCGGACAAGGAGCTGCTGTTTGCACGGCAACGGGAGCTCTTGGCCGCGATTATCCCCCTGTACCGGGAACTCCACGACCAGGGGAAGGCCGAGCTGTCGGTATCCCCGTACTACCACCCCATCCTGCCCCTGTTGTGTGACATGAAGAGTGCGCTGGGGGCCATGCCGCGAGCCAATCTGCCGACTGCGCGCTTCCAGCATGCCGAGGATGCCCGCAGCCAGATCGAGGAAGGGATTGCCTGCTTCAAGCGGGTATTCGGCTTTACCCCGGTCGGCATGTGGCCATCTGAAGGCTCGGTGAGCGACGAAGCCCTGGCGCTCATTGCTGCCAGCGGTCTTACCTGGGTCGCCACCGACGAGGGGGTCCTGGCCAACACGCTGGCAGGATGCCATGCCGGAGGGCGGGACTGGCTGTATCATCCCTATGCCTTTAAAACTGGCGGCAGAAAACTGAACATGCTGTTTCGCGACCACGCCCTCTCCGACCTGATCGGCTTTACCTATTCCCAATGGGAACCCGAGAGGGCCGTTGCCGATTTTGTCGATCGGTTGCGCCAGATCAGGAGCCAGTTCAGCGACAGCCGGGTGGTGCCGGTCATCCTGGATGGCGAGAATGCCTGGGAATACTACCCGGAGAACGGCTACGGTTTTCTGTCCCGCCTGTACGGCACCCTGGCCGCTTCCCCGGAATTCCGCCTCTGCACGGCCAGCGAGATACTTGCCGATACGCCGGTGCGCCAGCAGATTACCCATATACATCCCGGTTCCTGGATAAACGCCAATTACGGGATCTGGGTGGGGCATCCCGAAGAAAACCTCGCATGGGATTACCTGGAGAGGGCGCGTGAGGCCGCCATCAGTCGCAATCCACAGGTAGCCGATCTGCTCGGCCGGGCCAAAGGCGTCGGCAATGGCGACGTGGAGGTCGATGTCACGGTCCGCAATGTCTGCCGCTCTCTTTTTGCCGCCGAAGGGAGCGACTGGTTCTGGTGGTACGGAGACGACCACTTTTCTGTGCACAGCGACCGTTTCGATGCCCTGTTCCGCAAGCATCTGATGAATGTGTACCGTCTGCTCGACCTTGAAGTCCCCCGCGAACTCTATGAGCCGATCAAGAAAAAAGGGGTGGCCGGTTTTGTCCGCGAGCCGTCGTCGTTCATTACGCCGCAGCTGGATGGGCTGGTCAGCGACTATTTCGAATGGCTCGCCGCCGGGCTGTTCGACCTTTCGCGGCAGTCGTCTGCCATGCATGTGTCGGAAAGCATCCTGCAGTCGTTCTTTTATGGTTATGACCGGGAAGCACTCTATTTCCGTATCGACGGGGCCAAGGATCTGGATCGCATCCTGCGGGCCGATGAAGTGCTTAACCTTCACCTGATTGCCGGGAAAGAATACCGGCTTGCCATGGAGGTTGGTGTCACAAGCGGCCTGCTGCAGGTGAGGGGGAAATCCGGATTCCGTGCAACAAGGAAGGGTTTCAGCTGGAAGATCACCCGCATCTGCGAGGTAAGAGTTCCGCTGTCTGCCGTGAAACTCGTGGCGAAAGACCCGTTGAGCGCCTATCTCACCCTTGTACGGGGGCGGGAAGAAGTCGGGCGTTGGCCCGTGGATGCGCCGATGGAGCTCACGTATCAAGGAGAAGAGCTGGAGTTGGACAATTGGCTGATATGA
- a CDS encoding response regulator, whose product MARLLVVDDEASIRLLYAQELSEEGHDIVTAGTAVEAAEKLKGEHFDLIVLDIKLKNESGLDLLQKIVKERHDMPVILCTAFSCYKDDFSAWLADGYVVKSSDLQELKDEIKRVLEKKKTVRG is encoded by the coding sequence ATGGCACGGTTATTAGTTGTGGACGACGAGGCCAGCATCAGGCTCCTCTATGCCCAGGAACTCAGCGAGGAAGGCCATGATATTGTGACTGCAGGGACTGCGGTCGAGGCGGCGGAGAAGCTGAAAGGCGAACACTTCGACTTGATCGTACTGGATATCAAGCTGAAGAACGAGAGCGGGCTGGACCTTTTGCAGAAAATCGTCAAGGAACGGCATGACATGCCGGTGATCCTCTGCACGGCCTTTTCGTGTTACAAGGACGATTTCTCCGCCTGGCTGGCCGATGGGTATGTGGTGAAATCCAGTGACCTGCAGGAGCTGAAGGACGAGATCAAGCGGGTCCTGGAAAAGAAGAAAACTGTCCGCGGCTGA
- a CDS encoding pilus assembly protein PilZ, giving the protein MAEKRILKRRRRRFALRFGIDDPNRLAFTEDISPDGMFIKTTNIAPPGSRVTINLILADEQVVSVVGRVMWAKKVPPQMIRLVKKSGFGVRIERFLSGEERYRRLCDETLAPA; this is encoded by the coding sequence ATGGCCGAGAAACGCATTCTGAAACGCCGCCGCAGGAGGTTTGCGCTCCGCTTCGGCATCGATGATCCCAACCGACTGGCCTTTACCGAAGATATCAGCCCCGATGGAATGTTTATCAAGACAACGAATATCGCCCCACCGGGCAGCAGGGTGACGATCAACCTGATACTTGCCGACGAGCAGGTGGTTTCCGTGGTGGGACGGGTGATGTGGGCAAAAAAGGTCCCGCCTCAGATGATCCGGCTGGTCAAGAAAAGCGGGTTTGGTGTGAGGATCGAACGGTTTCTGTCCGGCGAGGAACGCTATCGTCGACTGTGCGACGAAACGCTGGCTCCGGCATGA
- the galT gene encoding galactose-1-phosphate uridylyltransferase has translation MSELRWDPLKQHWVIIATERGRRPQDFHQETDSCTMTSCPFCYGNEDKTPNEIFAIRPSGPPNGPNWKVRVIPNKYPVLRVEGELKSRAYGLYDVMEGIGAHEVIIETPDHHKGLADLSTAEITNVLQAYRARLLDLRQDFRFRYMVLFKNHGTRAGATLHHSHSQLIAVPLVPPVAATELKVCRDYFSSKERCIYCDLIRFELESGERVVKEFANFVSVTPYASSSPFELRLYPKHHAHDFALSGDSDLAELAVALKDMLVRLKLVLKDPPFNFILHTAPPMHQRLGKPDYWSSLAYDYHWHIELVPRLTQVAGFEWGTGFYINPTAPEDAATFLRDANI, from the coding sequence ATGTCAGAACTACGTTGGGATCCATTGAAGCAGCACTGGGTCATCATTGCCACTGAACGTGGCCGGCGGCCGCAGGATTTCCATCAGGAAACCGATTCATGCACCATGACCAGCTGCCCGTTCTGCTATGGGAATGAAGACAAGACCCCCAATGAGATCTTTGCCATCCGTCCGTCCGGTCCCCCGAACGGCCCGAACTGGAAGGTCAGGGTCATTCCCAACAAGTACCCGGTCCTTCGGGTCGAAGGTGAGTTGAAAAGCCGCGCCTATGGTCTGTATGACGTCATGGAAGGTATTGGCGCCCATGAGGTGATCATTGAGACGCCCGACCATCACAAGGGGCTGGCCGATCTTTCGACGGCTGAAATCACCAATGTGCTGCAGGCGTATCGCGCCAGGTTGCTGGACCTTCGCCAGGACTTCCGCTTCCGCTACATGGTGCTGTTCAAGAACCACGGTACCAGGGCTGGCGCTACGCTCCACCATTCCCACAGCCAGCTGATCGCCGTGCCACTCGTCCCGCCGGTGGCTGCCACTGAACTGAAGGTCTGTCGCGACTACTTCTCCAGCAAGGAGCGCTGCATCTACTGCGATCTTATCCGCTTTGAGCTGGAGAGCGGCGAGCGGGTCGTGAAGGAGTTTGCCAATTTTGTTTCGGTAACGCCCTATGCCTCATCGTCTCCGTTCGAGCTTCGTCTGTATCCCAAGCATCATGCCCATGACTTTGCCCTGTCCGGCGACTCAGACCTGGCCGAACTGGCCGTTGCCCTCAAGGATATGCTGGTGCGGCTCAAACTGGTTCTCAAGGACCCGCCGTTCAATTTCATCCTCCATACCGCACCACCCATGCACCAGCGGCTCGGCAAGCCCGATTACTGGAGTTCTCTCGCCTATGACTACCACTGGCACATCGAACTGGTTCCAAGGTTGACCCAGGTCGCCGGCTTTGAATGGGGTACCGGATTTTACATCAATCCGACGGCACCGGAAGATGCTGCCACATTTTTGCGTGATGCGAACATCTGA
- the gatC gene encoding Asp-tRNA(Asn)/Glu-tRNA(Gln) amidotransferase subunit GatC: protein MKITRGDVEHVGKLARLDLSEQEVDTFTGQMDAILAYVEKLNELDTSQVSPTAHAVPMENAFREDVTSPSLAVDLSLAAAPDRVGDFFRVPKVIE, encoded by the coding sequence ATGAAGATAACCAGGGGAGATGTGGAACACGTTGGCAAATTGGCGCGACTCGATTTGAGCGAACAGGAGGTTGACACCTTCACCGGCCAGATGGATGCCATACTGGCCTATGTGGAGAAACTGAACGAACTCGACACCTCCCAGGTTTCACCCACGGCACATGCAGTTCCCATGGAAAACGCCTTCCGTGAAGATGTCACGTCACCGTCACTTGCGGTGGACCTCTCGCTTGCCGCCGCGCCTGACCGGGTGGGCGACTTCTTCCGCGTCCCGAAGGTGATCGAATAA
- a CDS encoding YjbQ family protein, translating into MVRYIEVKSRARSEFIDITEQVHEVVRSFGVRSGMCHLFVLHTTAGITVNEGADPAVQRDIVGFLNKLVPNDPYFTHAEGNSDAHIKSMLVGTSQRIFVDNGKLVLGTWQSIYFCEFDGPRARKVAVKITADEV; encoded by the coding sequence ATGGTCAGGTATATCGAGGTGAAAAGCCGGGCACGGTCTGAGTTTATCGATATCACCGAACAGGTGCATGAGGTTGTGCGGAGTTTTGGCGTACGAAGTGGCATGTGCCACCTTTTTGTGCTGCACACGACTGCCGGGATCACCGTGAACGAAGGAGCAGACCCTGCTGTTCAGCGGGACATTGTCGGTTTCCTCAATAAACTGGTCCCCAACGATCCCTATTTCACCCATGCTGAAGGGAATTCGGACGCCCATATCAAGTCCATGCTGGTGGGGACTTCACAGCGGATCTTCGTTGACAATGGCAAGCTGGTGCTCGGCACCTGGCAGTCCATTTATTTTTGCGAGTTTGACGGCCCCCGTGCACGTAAGGTGGCGGTCAAGATTACTGCCGATGAAGTCTGA
- a CDS encoding cytochrome C, which produces MHRTFRYAWNLISLAGMLLAIVSTCLIIAFLAMEVIMGIDHPYLGLLTFFLFPTMLVTGLLIIPLGMWRVRSKLRDQGKDAEIPPLPRLDLNDPHKMKLTVFFSIATVIFVLLITIATIKGFEFTESTVFCGELCHQVMTPEHTAWSNSPHAKVKCVECHVGPGAEWYVKAKISGLRQVWAVLTHSFPSPIETPIENLRPARDTCEHCHWPEKFYSGRQKIFYHFAPNEQNTPREVNLLIKIGGTPKSPHAMGIHWHIGTEVRYIARDKKRFDIPYIAVKEKDGSITEYMDTANPLTRDEVANGKKRLMDCTDCHNRPTHIYKSPGQEMDENIVSGNIDPSLPYIKKIAVEVLEKPYRTTPEALSSIPAGIRDFYAKNYPKLAQEKAATISKAIEHILDMYKRNYFPEMKVSWNTYPNHIGHFYTPGCFRCHDGKHKTSEGRIISKDCNICHTVISQVQENIPAGTQVKEFVHPVDIGEELMNTNCSECHMVKGHDVPGGGESASAQTGH; this is translated from the coding sequence ATGCACAGAACCTTCAGGTACGCCTGGAACCTGATCAGCCTCGCCGGGATGCTCCTGGCGATCGTATCCACCTGCCTTATCATCGCTTTCCTGGCGATGGAAGTGATCATGGGGATCGATCACCCCTACCTGGGGCTGTTGACCTTCTTTCTCTTCCCCACAATGCTGGTCACCGGCCTGCTCATCATCCCGCTCGGGATGTGGCGGGTCAGAAGCAAGCTGCGAGACCAGGGCAAGGACGCAGAAATCCCCCCCCTGCCGAGGCTCGACCTGAACGACCCGCACAAGATGAAGCTGACGGTCTTTTTCTCCATCGCCACGGTCATCTTCGTCCTGCTCATCACCATTGCCACCATCAAAGGGTTCGAATTCACCGAATCGACCGTCTTCTGCGGCGAGCTCTGCCACCAGGTCATGACTCCCGAGCATACTGCCTGGAGCAATTCGCCCCATGCCAAGGTCAAGTGCGTCGAATGCCATGTGGGGCCGGGAGCAGAGTGGTATGTCAAGGCCAAGATATCGGGACTGCGCCAGGTTTGGGCCGTGCTCACCCATTCCTTCCCCTCTCCCATCGAAACCCCGATCGAAAACCTCCGTCCTGCCCGAGATACCTGCGAGCATTGCCACTGGCCCGAGAAATTCTATTCCGGCCGTCAGAAAATATTCTACCACTTCGCCCCGAATGAACAGAACACTCCCCGCGAGGTCAACCTGCTCATCAAGATCGGCGGCACCCCGAAATCCCCTCATGCCATGGGCATCCACTGGCATATCGGCACCGAGGTGCGCTACATTGCCAGGGACAAGAAGCGCTTTGACATCCCCTACATAGCAGTCAAGGAAAAGGACGGTTCCATCACCGAATACATGGATACCGCAAACCCGCTCACCAGAGACGAAGTCGCCAACGGGAAAAAACGGCTGATGGACTGTACCGACTGCCACAACCGGCCGACGCACATCTACAAGTCGCCAGGTCAGGAGATGGACGAGAATATTGTCTCCGGTAATATCGATCCGTCACTCCCCTACATAAAGAAGATCGCCGTCGAAGTCCTGGAAAAACCGTACCGGACGACTCCCGAAGCGCTTTCGTCCATCCCCGCGGGCATCAGGGATTTCTACGCCAAGAACTACCCCAAACTGGCACAGGAAAAGGCAGCAACCATCAGCAAGGCCATCGAACATATCCTTGACATGTACAAGCGAAACTATTTCCCGGAGATGAAGGTGTCATGGAACACCTACCCCAACCACATCGGCCATTTCTATACACCCGGCTGCTTCCGTTGCCACGACGGCAAACACAAGACCTCCGAGGGCAGGATCATCTCCAAGGACTGCAATATCTGCCACACCGTAATCAGCCAGGTCCAGGAGAACATCCCCGCCGGGACACAGGTCAAGGAGTTCGTGCACCCGGTCGATATCGGCGAAGAGCTCATGAATACGAACTGCAGCGAGTGCCACATGGTCAAAGGGCATGACGTGCCGGGCGGCGGCGAAAGCGCTTCCGCGCAAACCGGCCACTGA
- a CDS encoding NTP transferase domain-containing protein: MKAVIMAGGFGTRIQPLTSNIPKPMIPLLNRPIMLHIVELLKKHQITDLVMLLYHQPSVIKNFFRDGADFGVKITYVTPLEDMGTAGAVKCAEKFINERFLVISGDLLTDFNLQKIIDFHADNKALATITLTPVKDPLQFGVVITDKNRRITQFLEKPGWGEVISDTINTGIYVFEPEIFKYIPANENFDFSQDLFPKLLEKQELLFGYTVKGYWRDIGNTDSYREAHHDIFRGKINVKIDEPKQDVVGRDLRIGADVRLDDSAVLDGTVVIGDNSQIFGSAHIKDSVIGRNCTIEPGVKLSRCVIWDNVYLKKGAKVNDSVLCNNVSVGHGVVIEEGGIIADDTAIGEEAYIKRDVKVWPRKVIEAGATVTDNLIWGEKWKKSLFEGAIIRGLTNVELTPEFVAKLGCAYGTSLPKGSFVLAGRDAFLASRMLKRSFLGGILSAGVNVRDLKMIPLPVVRYKLKTFGEVGGVHFRQCLDDPALTEIVFLDNDGLDFSSAMGKNVERIFYKENFRRAHHMEPGGITELPQVMDFYREGFIRSINVEMLKKRKYKVVVDFNHSPAGQLLPAIMNSMGIEVISLNAYVDEERGIKNAEEKPRSLTQLAKIVASLEAQAGFWLDPTVEEVILVDEAGRIYNAAETLPLMVALQLKAGCKGAFAVPVSAPSVVELMASEKGCAVRRTKNTERAMIEETLSSEVIMAGSMDGRFAFPKFQSAFDGMYAIARAIELLATCGTSLSAIWGEIPRRTFLQGRANCAWEMKGGIMRKMSEDSLDCEASFIDGIKVHFGEDWVLVLPDQYQPYVHIVAEGKEPKGVQKLLSEYLTKVEKWKKELQ; the protein is encoded by the coding sequence ATGAAAGCTGTCATCATGGCGGGGGGGTTCGGTACCCGCATCCAGCCGCTCACCAGCAACATCCCGAAGCCGATGATTCCGCTCCTGAATCGTCCCATCATGCTGCATATCGTCGAACTGCTGAAGAAGCACCAGATTACCGATCTGGTGATGCTCCTCTATCATCAGCCGAGCGTGATCAAGAATTTTTTCCGGGATGGAGCCGATTTCGGCGTGAAGATCACCTATGTCACGCCGCTGGAAGACATGGGGACCGCCGGAGCGGTGAAGTGTGCCGAAAAGTTCATTAATGAACGTTTCCTGGTGATCAGCGGCGATCTCCTTACCGATTTCAACCTGCAGAAGATCATCGATTTTCATGCCGACAACAAGGCGCTCGCTACCATCACGCTGACGCCGGTGAAGGACCCACTCCAGTTCGGGGTGGTTATCACCGACAAGAACCGCCGGATTACCCAGTTCCTGGAGAAACCGGGGTGGGGCGAGGTTATTTCCGATACTATCAATACCGGTATCTACGTGTTCGAGCCGGAAATCTTCAAGTACATCCCTGCAAACGAGAACTTCGACTTTTCCCAGGATCTTTTCCCGAAGCTGCTGGAGAAGCAGGAACTGCTCTTCGGTTATACGGTGAAGGGATACTGGCGCGATATCGGCAATACCGACTCCTACCGTGAGGCTCACCACGACATTTTTCGCGGCAAGATCAATGTGAAGATCGATGAACCCAAGCAGGATGTGGTGGGCCGGGATCTGCGCATCGGCGCCGATGTCAGGCTGGACGACTCAGCAGTGCTCGACGGCACGGTCGTGATCGGCGACAACTCGCAGATATTCGGCAGCGCTCACATCAAGGACTCGGTCATCGGCCGCAACTGTACCATCGAGCCCGGGGTGAAACTCTCCCGTTGCGTCATCTGGGACAACGTCTACCTGAAGAAGGGGGCAAAGGTCAACGATTCGGTCCTCTGCAACAATGTCAGCGTTGGGCACGGCGTCGTGATCGAGGAAGGCGGCATTATCGCCGACGATACCGCCATCGGCGAGGAGGCCTACATCAAGCGCGATGTCAAGGTCTGGCCTCGCAAGGTGATAGAGGCCGGGGCGACGGTCACAGACAACCTGATCTGGGGAGAGAAATGGAAGAAATCGCTCTTTGAGGGGGCGATCATCCGGGGGCTCACGAACGTCGAACTGACCCCCGAATTCGTGGCCAAGCTCGGCTGCGCCTACGGCACCTCCCTGCCCAAGGGGAGTTTCGTCCTTGCCGGCCGGGATGCCTTTCTTGCCTCGCGGATGCTCAAGAGGAGTTTCCTGGGGGGCATACTCTCCGCCGGGGTCAACGTCCGCGATCTGAAGATGATCCCCCTGCCGGTTGTCCGTTATAAACTGAAAACCTTCGGCGAGGTGGGGGGGGTACATTTCCGCCAGTGTCTGGATGACCCGGCGCTGACTGAGATCGTCTTTCTCGACAACGACGGGCTCGATTTCTCCAGTGCCATGGGAAAGAACGTGGAGCGGATCTTCTACAAGGAAAACTTCCGCCGCGCCCACCATATGGAACCGGGCGGGATCACCGAGCTGCCTCAGGTCATGGATTTTTATCGCGAGGGGTTCATCCGTTCGATCAATGTGGAGATGCTCAAGAAGCGGAAGTACAAGGTGGTGGTCGACTTCAACCATTCGCCCGCAGGTCAGTTGCTGCCCGCCATCATGAATAGCATGGGGATTGAGGTGATCTCTCTCAATGCCTATGTGGACGAGGAGCGGGGGATCAAGAATGCCGAGGAAAAGCCGCGCAGCCTTACCCAGCTGGCCAAGATCGTTGCCTCCCTGGAGGCCCAGGCGGGGTTCTGGCTCGATCCCACGGTGGAAGAGGTCATCCTGGTCGACGAGGCCGGCAGGATCTACAACGCGGCAGAGACCCTTCCGCTCATGGTTGCGCTCCAGCTCAAGGCCGGCTGCAAGGGGGCCTTTGCCGTCCCGGTGTCGGCACCGTCGGTCGTCGAGCTGATGGCCAGCGAAAAGGGGTGCGCGGTCAGGCGGACCAAGAATACGGAACGGGCAATGATCGAGGAGACCCTGTCGTCGGAAGTGATCATGGCAGGCTCCATGGACGGCCGTTTCGCCTTTCCCAAGTTCCAGTCGGCATTTGACGGGATGTATGCCATTGCCAGGGCCATCGAATTGCTGGCGACCTGCGGCACCTCCCTTTCGGCAATCTGGGGAGAGATCCCGCGCCGTACCTTCCTCCAGGGCAGGGCAAACTGCGCCTGGGAGATGAAGGGGGGGATCATGCGCAAGATGAGCGAGGACAGCCTCGACTGCGAAGCGAGTTTCATCGATGGGATCAAGGTCCATTTCGGCGAGGATTGGGTCCTGGTCCTGCCGGACCAGTATCAGCCCTATGTTCACATCGTTGCCGAAGGGAAAGAGCCGAAGGGAGTGCAGAAGCTGCTTTCGGAATACCTGACTAAGGTCGAAAAATGGAAGAAGGAACTCCAGTAG
- a CDS encoding PilZ domain-containing protein — translation MEKRRFVRVPLKVEAYVSCRSIAFKGEVANLSLNGMFIACKETLEEGDIARITLYLTGTSRRLDVSITANGRVIRVGEGMVAFQFQDMDLDSFTQLRNIISFNAGDADRVINEFMHAVVLADHEERKAS, via the coding sequence ATGGAAAAACGGAGATTCGTTCGGGTTCCCCTGAAGGTGGAAGCATACGTCAGCTGTCGATCCATTGCCTTCAAAGGCGAGGTGGCAAACCTGAGCCTGAATGGGATGTTTATCGCCTGCAAGGAAACCCTTGAGGAAGGAGATATTGCCAGGATTACCCTTTATCTGACCGGTACCAGCAGGAGACTGGATGTTTCCATTACTGCAAACGGTCGGGTCATCAGGGTCGGCGAGGGGATGGTTGCATTCCAGTTCCAGGATATGGATCTCGATTCGTTTACCCAGTTGCGCAATATCATTTCATTCAATGCCGGTGATGCCGACCGGGTCATAAACGAGTTCATGCATGCGGTGGTGCTGGCGGACCATGAGGAAAGGAAGGCTTCCTAA